Proteins from one Terriglobales bacterium genomic window:
- a CDS encoding TolC family protein, with the protein MSKLANLHSIVLGRILLITIQAASFSVAQTAPVSPDYPWHAAAELQIQADTKQLSDKRFNLDQGKSYSLTDLIDLAETHNPDTRVAWELARGQAAALGIARSELYPTLAAVALSQVSRSEAYLATRFSRQTIADFGTALELNYLIFDFGGRSGRIDAAKARTLASNFGFNDTHRKVIYDVQRAYYQLLTATGQEEAARASLSNAQTVQQAAEERLKNGLATLPDVLEARSATAQADYELQAVLGQEEIARGNLATALGASPTTSIRIQPLTELTIPESIADTVEQAIDRALASRPDLLDQVALVRAGRAVVKQARAEFYPSLTFSGGPIAQSLYGSQQTSPWGHTAGLNGSLTINLNWTVFDGGARKNRLAEAKADLHATEAQVHVLRDQVADQVWTAYSNLSTAFRQRQAAIALLEATSQSYAAALEAYKYGVRNLLDVTAARRTLAQARSTDVTARTQVLASLADLAFRTADSIQPSVRKSTP; encoded by the coding sequence ATGTCGAAACTCGCGAACTTGCATTCGATTGTTCTCGGAAGAATCCTGCTGATTACCATACAAGCCGCGAGCTTCTCCGTCGCGCAGACTGCGCCCGTGTCTCCCGATTATCCCTGGCATGCGGCGGCGGAACTGCAAATCCAGGCAGACACAAAGCAGCTTTCTGACAAGAGGTTCAATCTGGACCAGGGGAAAAGTTACTCACTGACGGATTTAATCGATTTGGCAGAGACGCACAATCCCGACACCCGTGTCGCGTGGGAGCTCGCACGCGGGCAGGCAGCGGCGTTGGGAATTGCGCGCAGCGAATTGTATCCAACACTGGCAGCGGTAGCGCTGTCTCAGGTGAGCCGTTCAGAGGCTTACTTGGCGACCCGTTTCTCTCGTCAAACGATTGCAGATTTTGGCACTGCACTCGAGCTTAATTACCTGATCTTTGATTTTGGTGGACGTTCCGGGCGAATCGATGCCGCGAAAGCAAGGACTCTCGCGAGCAATTTCGGGTTTAACGACACGCACCGGAAGGTCATCTATGACGTTCAGCGAGCCTACTATCAGCTCTTAACTGCTACAGGGCAGGAGGAAGCTGCACGCGCAAGCCTGTCGAACGCGCAGACCGTGCAGCAAGCTGCCGAAGAACGTTTGAAGAATGGACTGGCGACTCTGCCGGACGTACTCGAAGCCAGAAGCGCCACCGCCCAGGCGGACTATGAGTTGCAAGCGGTTCTGGGGCAAGAAGAGATTGCCCGAGGAAACTTGGCAACTGCTCTTGGAGCATCGCCAACAACTTCGATTCGCATACAGCCTCTTACAGAGTTGACAATTCCTGAGTCGATCGCCGATACCGTCGAACAGGCGATCGATCGCGCTCTTGCGAGTCGGCCCGATCTCCTCGATCAAGTAGCGCTGGTTCGCGCTGGTAGAGCAGTAGTCAAACAGGCACGCGCCGAGTTCTATCCGTCGCTCACTTTCAGCGGTGGTCCAATCGCCCAATCCCTGTACGGATCACAGCAGACGTCCCCGTGGGGACACACGGCTGGCTTGAACGGTAGCTTGACGATCAATCTGAATTGGACAGTGTTCGATGGCGGTGCGCGAAAAAACAGGCTGGCTGAGGCTAAAGCAGATCTTCACGCGACAGAGGCACAAGTGCATGTCTTGCGGGATCAAGTCGCCGATCAGGTGTGGACAGCTTACTCGAACCTAAGTACTGCATTCCGTCAGCGGCAAGCGGCGATTGCGCTGCTCGAAGCGACAAGCCAGTCTTACGCCGCCGCCCTTGAGGCGTACAAGTATGGAGTCCGCAACCTGTTGGATGTAACCGCTGCGCGGCGGACACTCGCTCAGGCTCGTTCAACTGATGTAACGGCGCGCACGCAAGTACTAGCATCGTTAGCTGATCTGGCGTTCCGAACGGCCGATTCAATTCAGCCCAGCGTGAGGAAGAGTACGCCGTGA
- a CDS encoding biotin/lipoyl-binding protein, with product MDLVGNAERRKLLGRSISAAIVATAVLLGLIVLYHANEYPRTEDAEVSANFIGIAPQVDGPLVRLNVKDNQFAKKGELLYEIDERPFQYALENALSEQAALEGQIADEQRKIAALVSAVSVAGENIHSAEADVTDAERGVSRARAEWSYANNNLHRIQPLLAKQFVTVDQVDKARTSETAMAEAVRQAESQLALSQARLKSASAQHEQARHAVTTLEPLINQRGAKAAAVKNAQYNLNNCRVYAPFDAIVTNLTISEGAYAHVGEQMFTLIDARTWWAVGNFREGLLKGIAPGMKADVYVMSKPNVRFSGVVDSVGFGVTPDPDRIGHLGPGLPDVQRTLNWVHLASRYPVRVRVENPTGDLFRVGETAVVTIRGR from the coding sequence ATGGATCTGGTTGGAAATGCGGAACGGCGCAAGCTTCTCGGTCGCTCGATTAGTGCCGCGATTGTGGCGACAGCTGTCCTGCTCGGACTCATAGTGCTTTATCACGCAAACGAGTACCCACGGACCGAAGATGCGGAAGTATCTGCGAATTTTATCGGAATAGCACCGCAGGTCGATGGTCCTCTCGTGCGGCTCAATGTGAAGGACAATCAGTTCGCGAAAAAGGGAGAACTGCTGTACGAAATAGACGAACGTCCGTTTCAATATGCTCTCGAAAATGCCCTTTCGGAGCAGGCCGCTCTGGAAGGGCAAATCGCGGACGAGCAACGAAAAATAGCCGCACTGGTGAGCGCTGTCTCTGTCGCGGGGGAGAACATTCACAGTGCCGAGGCAGACGTGACCGACGCGGAGCGAGGTGTAAGCCGGGCGCGCGCCGAATGGAGTTATGCGAACAACAACTTGCATCGAATTCAGCCGCTGCTGGCGAAGCAGTTTGTCACCGTAGACCAGGTGGACAAGGCCAGAACCTCGGAAACTGCAATGGCAGAAGCTGTGAGGCAGGCCGAATCACAACTGGCGCTGTCGCAGGCAAGGCTGAAATCCGCTTCGGCGCAACATGAACAGGCCAGGCATGCGGTTACAACTCTTGAGCCACTGATCAATCAGCGCGGAGCAAAAGCAGCGGCGGTAAAGAACGCGCAGTACAACCTGAACAACTGCCGCGTCTACGCTCCCTTCGACGCCATCGTCACTAATCTCACGATTTCAGAAGGCGCTTATGCTCACGTGGGAGAGCAGATGTTCACGTTGATTGACGCGCGCACCTGGTGGGCAGTCGGCAATTTCCGCGAAGGCCTGCTCAAAGGCATCGCGCCGGGTATGAAGGCTGATGTCTACGTCATGTCAAAGCCGAACGTGCGCTTCTCGGGAGTCGTCGATAGCGTCGGGTTCGGCGTCACTCCCGACCCCGACAGGATCGGCCATTTAGGCCCCGGCCTTCCCGATGTGCAGCGAACTCTAAATTGGGTGCATTTGGCATCGCGGTATCCAGTGCGGGTGCGCGTAGAGAACCCTACGGGTGATCTGTTTCGCGTGGGTGAAACGGCAGTGGTCACCATTCGCGGGCGTTGA
- a CDS encoding FlgO family outer membrane protein: MLDTSEVLGRNSDPGGLRTAFTVLPGRTAVRNDVVNGVGVQKNKGEISEGAIRDALSRILESSIFAQSRRLSGFLRFTVETTLAGEEEMLKEYLIGTEVYERKPSFHPSEDSIVRTEAHRLRNKLKEYYESVGKGDPVVIYYRPGSYVPVFRLRHTQNGNDLVKVTAPGELFVEGRRIRVAVLPFVDASRGNLSSACAQIITDELIHELVRTDGLRVTAASSVAAQPRDIPAIARKLDVQIVFDGTVRQNQNQLRVMSRIINADGFQIWSERFETEADPHGLFKLSEKIVSALVSRIRPRTIVDPETERLSPDVDLRSLSFDLAAGSIAS; this comes from the coding sequence ATGCTTGATACGAGTGAAGTGTTAGGCCGTAATTCGGACCCAGGAGGGCTGAGGACGGCATTTACAGTTCTACCAGGACGCACCGCAGTCCGAAACGACGTGGTGAATGGAGTCGGTGTACAAAAAAATAAAGGCGAGATTTCCGAGGGAGCGATTCGTGATGCGCTGTCTCGAATTCTGGAGAGTTCGATATTTGCTCAGTCGCGCCGACTTAGCGGATTTCTTCGTTTCACGGTCGAAACGACGCTAGCGGGCGAGGAGGAGATGCTGAAGGAATACCTAATTGGCACTGAGGTATATGAGCGCAAGCCTTCCTTTCATCCCAGTGAAGATTCGATTGTTCGCACTGAGGCTCACAGACTCCGAAATAAATTAAAGGAATACTACGAATCCGTTGGCAAGGGCGACCCAGTCGTTATCTATTATCGGCCTGGCAGCTATGTACCTGTCTTTCGACTCCGACACACCCAGAATGGGAACGATCTCGTGAAAGTTACCGCTCCGGGTGAGCTCTTCGTTGAAGGACGGAGGATCCGTGTCGCGGTTTTGCCTTTTGTGGATGCGTCGCGCGGCAACTTGTCTAGTGCCTGCGCTCAAATCATCACGGATGAATTGATTCACGAATTGGTGCGCACGGACGGGCTCCGTGTGACCGCAGCAAGTTCAGTGGCTGCGCAACCTCGTGACATTCCTGCAATAGCTCGAAAACTCGACGTCCAGATCGTGTTTGACGGGACGGTACGCCAAAACCAAAATCAGCTGCGTGTCATGTCCAGAATCATCAATGCCGACGGATTTCAGATATGGTCAGAACGGTTCGAAACGGAAGCAGATCCACATGGGCTTTTCAAACTCTCTGAGAAAATCGTATCCGCGCTGGTCAGCCGTATCCGTCCACGAACAATCGTTGATCCGGAAACAGAGCGCCTGAGCCCGGACGTCGATCTTCGCTCTTTATCATTCGATCTCGCAGCAGGCAGCATTGCTTCATGA